GAAGCCGTGTTGGATACAGAGACTAACGGAATATTATTTTCAGGTGCGGCAGTTTTTCTTTGATCGCTTCTTCTATGCATTTGGTATCGCAGGTTGTGCAGACACCGGAACAGTGGATAGCGACTTCATTGCCATTGATGTCGCCTAATGCAAAATAGCCGTCATGTTTATCCATGAGCCATTGAAGGCTCTTTATGACCTCTGATACTTCTCTTCTTGTCTTGTCCTCAGAAGTTTCTTCAGTCATTATATTCAGGATAGTAATTAACTGATCTTTTCAAAAGCCTCTTTAGGCGCATTGCAGACAGGGCACTTCCAGTCGTCTGGAAGTTCTTCAAACGGAGTCCCCTCAGCTGCATCGTCATACTCATAACCGCAAATAGTGCATTTCCACATAGTCTTCTCCTTTATGATATTAAAATTTCAAATGATATTCTTTTACTTTTTTTGCAAACTCTCTGCCGAACTCATAGCACTTTTTTTCATCTTCTGGATCAGGCTTGTAATTAACCTGTACCCCGGGCTCAAAGGTTTCGAGCCCCATCTTTCCAAACTCCTCATAAGCGTTCTTAACAGCGCCGCCGCCCCATCCAAAACTCCCGAATGCGCCGGCGATCCGGTTCTTTGGACGCAATCCTCTCAAATGGGTAAGGAACTCTGCAACTGAAGGAAAGAGAATATTATTCAGGGTAGGGCTGCCGATAAGACACCCGCGTGACTTCCAGAACTCCTTTATGGCAACGCTCATGGGCGTAGCGCGGAGTTTTAT
The sequence above is a segment of the Thermodesulfovibrionia bacterium genome. Coding sequences within it:
- a CDS encoding rubredoxin — its product is MWKCTICGYEYDDAAEGTPFEELPDDWKCPVCNAPKEAFEKIS
- a CDS encoding NifU family protein, giving the protein MTEETSEDKTRREVSEVIKSLQWLMDKHDGYFALGDINGNEVAIHCSGVCTTCDTKCIEEAIKEKLPHLKIIFR